The Phacochoerus africanus isolate WHEZ1 chromosome X, ROS_Pafr_v1, whole genome shotgun sequence genome has a segment encoding these proteins:
- the MCTS1 gene encoding malignant T-cell-amplified sequence 1 isoform X2, which translates to MFKKFDEKENVSNFIQLKTSVIKGIKNQLIEQFPGIEPWLNQIMPKKDPVKIVRCHEHIEILTVNGELLFFRQREGPFYPTLRLLHKYPFILPHQQVDKGAIKFVLSGANIMCPGLTSPGAKLYPAAVDTIVAITAEGKQHALCVGVMRMSAEDIEKVNKGIGIENIHYLNDGLWHMKTYK; encoded by the exons ATGTTCAAGAA atttgatgaaaaagaaaatgtgtccaACTTCATCCAGTTGAAAACCTCGGTTATAAAGGGTATTAAGAATCAATTGATAGAGCAATTTCCAGGTATTGAACCATGGCTTAATCAAATCATGCCTAAGAAAGATCCTGTCAAAATAGTGAGATG CCATGAACATATAGAAATCCTTACAGTAAATGGAGAGTTACTATTTTTTAGACAAAGAGAAGGGCCTTTTTATCCAACCCTAAGATTACTTCACAAAT atCCTTTTATCCTGCCACACCAGCAGGTTGATAAAGGAGCCATCAAATTTGTACTCAGTGGAGCAAATATCATGTGTCCAGGCTTAACTTCTCCTGGAGCTAAACTTTACCCTGCTGCGGTAGATACGATTGTT GCAATCACGGCAGAAGGAAAACAGCATGCCCTGTGTGTTGGAGTCATGAGGATGTCTGCAGAAGATAT tgagaaaGTCAACAAAGGAATTGGTATTGAAAATATCCATTATTTAAATGATgggctgtggcatatgaagaCATATAAATGA
- the MCTS1 gene encoding malignant T-cell-amplified sequence 1 isoform X1 yields MGKGRFDEKENVSNFIQLKTSVIKGIKNQLIEQFPGIEPWLNQIMPKKDPVKIVRCHEHIEILTVNGELLFFRQREGPFYPTLRLLHKYPFILPHQQVDKGAIKFVLSGANIMCPGLTSPGAKLYPAAVDTIVAITAEGKQHALCVGVMRMSAEDIEKVNKGIGIENIHYLNDGLWHMKTYK; encoded by the exons ATGGGCAAAGGAAG atttgatgaaaaagaaaatgtgtccaACTTCATCCAGTTGAAAACCTCGGTTATAAAGGGTATTAAGAATCAATTGATAGAGCAATTTCCAGGTATTGAACCATGGCTTAATCAAATCATGCCTAAGAAAGATCCTGTCAAAATAGTGAGATG CCATGAACATATAGAAATCCTTACAGTAAATGGAGAGTTACTATTTTTTAGACAAAGAGAAGGGCCTTTTTATCCAACCCTAAGATTACTTCACAAAT atCCTTTTATCCTGCCACACCAGCAGGTTGATAAAGGAGCCATCAAATTTGTACTCAGTGGAGCAAATATCATGTGTCCAGGCTTAACTTCTCCTGGAGCTAAACTTTACCCTGCTGCGGTAGATACGATTGTT GCAATCACGGCAGAAGGAAAACAGCATGCCCTGTGTGTTGGAGTCATGAGGATGTCTGCAGAAGATAT tgagaaaGTCAACAAAGGAATTGGTATTGAAAATATCCATTATTTAAATGATgggctgtggcatatgaagaCATATAAATGA